CAGGGCTACCGGAGATTACACTAGCAGGCATGCTTAGCAAAGAGGTAAATGTGGAGAGTCACACTGAAGAACTCCAGCATTCAGAAGAAAGTGCTGAAAACAACGTTACAAATGTCTCGGAGGAAAAACTTGCTGAAAGCAAAGGCTGCACTGATGCAAGAACCGATGAAACGGCAGGTTATagagctgaagaagaaaatgaggttGGAAACGCAGCTCAGATTCAGACAAGGGAAACGGAGTCTGTGGGTTTGGAGGAGACACGACGATGTGAAAGTGGTGTCCCAGCAGATACAATTGAAAAGGAAGGTGGAGGATATCAGGCACATATCCAACCAGTTTTTTCAGAGGACAGTTCTTCAGCATCATCAGAGgaacaaaacatgcaaaataaaactgagctTGAAAATGCTACGGCTAAAATGGACAGACAGAAGGCAATATTAGTAAAAGAGTTAGAGATGTGTTCAGATTCTGCAGGAACAGGTAGGCAAGATAAGGCATCTGTGGAGGCTGTAGGCTGTATTActgagggaaaagaaagtgtgctgcagcaggcagagccagacGCAGACGTTGTGAAGGAGGTGATGGCTCAGGAAACCAGTTTAGACCCAAGTCTTTTAGATGACAAAATTAAGAAGTCAGAATTGGAAACAGGGGATGAgtctgggaaggaaaagggaagtaGGAGAGAATGGGTAGAAGATTTAAAGCCAGAGGTAGAAGTTCAAACAGTTCAGTGTAATGAAGAAACAATGGGGGATAcagtgggagagaaaaataccCCTTTAGACCACGAAGTGCAGAATGTCGTTAAACAAGAGGAAGGTGAATCCAAAGAGGAGTCAGCTGTAGTTGTTAGTGTaactgctgaaaacaaagttgataaagaaacactggaagaaaatgagCAAGACTTAAAGCTTGCAGGCCACCATGGTGGTGGATTTGTTTCTGAGGAAGGTGCAGATAATTCCCtggcacagaaagcagagcaggatgAAAATGTTAGTGAAAAAGTTGAACTGGAGGGTCAAGCAGAGGAAGGACTGGAAGATGATGGTGATGCATTTGATTTTGATGAGGAGTCAAAACAGATACTAGAAACTGGTGAAAAATGTGATGGAGAGAAAGCTGATACACAGAAAGAAGAGGGTGGTGGAGCAAATGGTGCTGTTGGAAAAATTGCCCAAACAGgtgaagctggagaaggaacaAACAAAATAGAAACTGAAGATGACAGCTTGCAGCATAAAGAAGGAGATGAGCTTGAAGAAACAGGGCTCTTGCAAGGGGAATCATCATGGAAAACTGATGAGAAGACTGATGTGATGGAAGATGAAATCAAATCATCAAACTCTACTAAAGTGGGAAAAATACCAGATGAAAAAGTTTTGGAACAGGATTTGGAAAGTGCTGACAATAACAAGGATGAAAGCAAGGAGGATTTGCAGGGTGGTAGAAGGGGTAAGGGTAAATCCAGAGATGACTGTACAATATCATAAGTTCAAAGTCTCAAGACTACATGAGTTATATGCCATTTGATCAGCCCCAGTACAGAAGCATGCACTTTGCACAATACATCAGACCTTAGGAATACGCTTAAAGTTTTGTCTTTATAGGTAACTCTCATCATAATACAACGTTATATGAAGTGGTAATTATGCAAGTATTAAATTATTCACTGACATACCTAGCCATAAGTAATCGTGCATGGGTTTGGTTTGCTGTTTCTCAGGTTAAAAGTTTTATCACCAAAAGAGCAAGCTTTGCAAATCAACTATTCAGACTGTCTTGCAATTAAAGTACTTTTAGTGTGGATAACTGCTGCTGAGGAATTTCTAtaggaaattatatttttgtctAGCCTAGATGATAGGTGTCTTGAATGTACTTATGTGCATTGGACCTTTGAACTTATATGCATACTTCTGCGTACTTACATGCATTAGGTCTACAGGAAGCACATTAACACTTCATGAAGGAACTCGGTAGATCAGCAACACTGATCTGATGTTGAAACTTCTTTCTGCATTATTAAAGCCTTGgaaccaatttattttttactgtggaaaagATACTCTTATTCCACTTGGTGTGTATTTCTAATATGGTCATATTCCAAAGTATAGTTAGATCACTGTGAATCTGCATAGTCTAAACACTTTGGAAGAACAGTTTGAGGAAAATGTAACATACAGGTCTTAGTTTGCTGAAAGGAATGAATATATACGTGTTTACTTCTTCTAGGCACTTTGTACCACAATAGGCCTTTTGCACCATGTCTCacatgggtttattttttctgaagaaagtgTCAATATACACTGTAATGTGTACTTCAACTTGCTATCAAGTACTGCCTAGCtatgaatatattaaatatctatttttccaagtatatttttgtttaaagttgCATTTCCTTActgcattgtattttttttgaaaactatgattctgaaagaatgtttttgtctctgaaaaatTCTTACCTCTTCCTTTCTGGAAAGAAGATGACTTTGCATGTCTTAATTCTTGTTGGATATTGGACCAAAGATGATTGTTGTGTATACTAGCCCCCATGCCTTTTTGAAAAGCTGGATTGCTTTGAATTACTGGTATTGATTAGACCCTTTGATACCATTGGtgtatattttttcttgcatcaTTGATAGTGTTCGGGAT
The Falco cherrug isolate bFalChe1 chromosome 8, bFalChe1.pri, whole genome shotgun sequence DNA segment above includes these coding regions:
- the LRRFIP1 gene encoding leucine-rich repeat flightless-interacting protein 1 isoform X20: MEAAADCLSPAARQQAEARLAAKRAARAEAREIRMKELERQQKEEDSERYSRRARRNASASDEDERMSVGSRGSLRIEERPEKDFEKGARTVSSLSAATLASLGGTSSRRGSGDTSISADTEASIREIKDSLAEVEEKYKKAMVSNAQLDNEKTNFMYQVDTLKDALLELEEQLAESRRQYEEKSKEFEREKHAHSILQFQFTEIKEALKQREEMLAKHGIIPDSDIATNGETSDIPDNEGHLDSSKTVPGTTQALKAGGDGTLGKANEVDMKNEILEDVGKREILQNTEHEEHREESEEQEVQTLHADENAKAEKMVEECDALSTVMLSDSRCTEQIVSLTERVSGSTSSNGDSDADDLRKVTESAGTAVQQPVSMEAEHCDLNARINQNSDLGALQVHRIFETPQEMHGDFSTEHELEYAAPKQEEQEDLKTRCALSDNEMDQEADITSESCELVSDQAGLPEITLAGMLSKEVNVESHTEELQHSEESAENNVTNVSEEKLAESKGCTDARTDETAGYRAEEENEVGNAAQIQTRETESVGLEETRRCESGVPADTIEKEGGGYQAHIQPVFSEDSSSASSEEQNMQNKTELENATAKMDRQKAILVKELEMCSDSAGTGRQDKASVEAVGCITEGKESVLQQAEPDADVVKEVMAQETSLDPSLLDDKIKKSELETGDESGKEKGSRREWVEDLKPEVEVQTVQCNEETMGDTVGEKNTPLDHEVQNVVKQEEGESKEESAVVVSVTAENKVDKETLEENEQDLKLAGHHGGGFVSEEGADNSLAQKAEQDENVSEKVELEGQAEEGLEDDGDAFDFDEESKQILETGEKCDGEKADTQKEEGGGANGAVGKIAQTGEAGEGTNKIETEDDSLQHKEGDELEETGLLQGESSWKTDEKTDVMEDEIKSSNSTKVGKIPDEKVLEQDLESADNNKDESKEDLQGGRRGKGKSRDDCTIS
- the LRRFIP1 gene encoding leucine-rich repeat flightless-interacting protein 1 isoform X18, encoding MEAAADCLSPAARQQAEARLAAKRAARAEAREIRMKELERQQKEIEERPEKDFEKGARTVSSLSAATLASLGGTSSRRGSGDTSISADTEASIREIKDSLAEVEEKYKKAMVSNAQLDNEKTNFMYQVDTLKDALLELEEQLAESRRQYEEKSKEFEREKHAHSILQFQFTEIKEALKQREEMLAEIQQLQQKQQSYVREISDLQETIEWKDKKIGALERQKDFFDSIRSERDDLRDEVVVLKEQLKKHGIIPDSDIATNGETSDIPDNEGHLDSSKTVPGTTQALKAGGDGTLGKANEVDMKNEILEDVGKREILQNTEHEEHREESEEQEVQTLHADENAKAEKMVEECDALSTVMLSDSRCTEQIVSLTERVSGSTSSNGDSDADDLRKVTESAGTAVQQPVSMEAEHCDLNARINQNSDLGALQVHRIFETPQEMHGDFSTEHELEYAAPKQEEQEDLKTRCALSDNEMDQEADITSESCELVSDQAGLPEITLAGMLSKEVNVESHTEELQHSEESAENNVTNVSEEKLAESKGCTDARTDETAGYRAEEENEVGNAAQIQTRETESVGLEETRRCESGVPADTIEKEGGGYQAHIQPVFSEDSSSASSEEQNMQNKTELENATAKMDRQKAILVKELEMCSDSAGTGRQDKASVEAVGCITEGKESVLQQAEPDADVVKEVMAQETSLDPSLLDDKIKKSELETGDESGKEKGSRREWVEDLKPEVEVQTVQCNEETMGDTVGEKNTPLDHEVQNVVKQEEGESKEESAVVVSVTAENKVDKETLEENEQDLKLAGHHGGGFVSEEGADNSLAQKAEQDENVSEKVELEGQAEEGLEDDGDAFDFDEESKQILETGEKCDGEKADTQKEEGGGANGAVGKIAQTGEAGEGTNKIETEDDSLQHKEGDELEETGLLQGESSWKTDEKTDVMEDEIKSSNSTKVGKIPDEKVLEQDLESADNNKDESKEDLQGGRRGKGKSRDDCTIS
- the LRRFIP1 gene encoding leucine-rich repeat flightless-interacting protein 1 isoform X22 — protein: MGTQGTGRKRLPNRERLTAEDDALNQIAREAEARLAAKRAARAEAREIRMKELERQQKEIEERPEKDFEKGARTVSSLSAATLASLGGTSSRRGSGDTSISADTEASIREIKDSLAEVEEKYKKAMVSNAQLDNEKTNFMYQVDTLKDALLELEEQLAESRRQYEEKSKEFEREKHAHSILQFQFTEIKEALKQREEMLAKHGIIPDSDIATNGETSDIPDNEGHLDSSKTVPGTTQALKAGGDGTLGKANEVDMKNEILEDVGKREILQNTEHEEHREESEEQEVQTLHADENAKAEKMVEECDALSTVMLSDSRCTEQIVSLTERVSGSTSSNGDSDADDLRKVTESAGTAVQQPVSMEAEHCDLNARINQNSDLGALQVHRIFETPQEMHGDFSTEHELEYAAPKQEEQEDLKTRCALSDNEMDQEADITSESCELVSDQAGLPEITLAGMLSKEVNVESHTEELQHSEESAENNVTNVSEEKLAESKGCTDARTDETAGYRAEEENEVGNAAQIQTRETESVGLEETRRCESGVPADTIEKEGGGYQAHIQPVFSEDSSSASSEEQNMQNKTELENATAKMDRQKAILVKELEMCSDSAGTGRQDKASVEAVGCITEGKESVLQQAEPDADVVKEVMAQETSLDPSLLDDKIKKSELETGDESGKEKGSRREWVEDLKPEVEVQTVQCNEETMGDTVGEKNTPLDHEVQNVVKQEEGESKEESAVVVSVTAENKVDKETLEENEQDLKLAGHHGGGFVSEEGADNSLAQKAEQDENVSEKVELEGQAEEGLEDDGDAFDFDEESKQILETGEKCDGEKADTQKEEGGGANGAVGKIAQTGEAGEGTNKIETEDDSLQHKEGDELEETGLLQGESSWKTDEKTDVMEDEIKSSNSTKVGKIPDEKVLEQDLESADNNKDESKEDLQGGRRGKGKSRDDCTIS
- the LRRFIP1 gene encoding leucine-rich repeat flightless-interacting protein 1 isoform X23, with product MEAAADCLSPAARQQAEARLAAKRAARAEAREIRMKELERQQKEIEERPEKDFEKGARTVSSLSAATLASLGGTSSRRGSGDTSISADTEASIREIKDSLAEVEEKYKKAMVSNAQLDNEKTNFMYQVDTLKDALLELEEQLAESRRQYEEKSKEFEREKHAHSILQFQFTEIKEALKQREEMLAKHGIIPDSDIATNGETSDIPDNEGHLDSSKTVPGTTQALKAGGDGTLGKANEVDMKNEILEDVGKREILQNTEHEEHREESEEQEVQTLHADENAKAEKMVEECDALSTVMLSDSRCTEQIVSLTERVSGSTSSNGDSDADDLRKVTESAGTAVQQPVSMEAEHCDLNARINQNSDLGALQVHRIFETPQEMHGDFSTEHELEYAAPKQEEQEDLKTRCALSDNEMDQEADITSESCELVSDQAGLPEITLAGMLSKEVNVESHTEELQHSEESAENNVTNVSEEKLAESKGCTDARTDETAGYRAEEENEVGNAAQIQTRETESVGLEETRRCESGVPADTIEKEGGGYQAHIQPVFSEDSSSASSEEQNMQNKTELENATAKMDRQKAILVKELEMCSDSAGTGRQDKASVEAVGCITEGKESVLQQAEPDADVVKEVMAQETSLDPSLLDDKIKKSELETGDESGKEKGSRREWVEDLKPEVEVQTVQCNEETMGDTVGEKNTPLDHEVQNVVKQEEGESKEESAVVVSVTAENKVDKETLEENEQDLKLAGHHGGGFVSEEGADNSLAQKAEQDENVSEKVELEGQAEEGLEDDGDAFDFDEESKQILETGEKCDGEKADTQKEEGGGANGAVGKIAQTGEAGEGTNKIETEDDSLQHKEGDELEETGLLQGESSWKTDEKTDVMEDEIKSSNSTKVGKIPDEKVLEQDLESADNNKDESKEDLQGGRRGKGKSRDDCTIS
- the LRRFIP1 gene encoding leucine-rich repeat flightless-interacting protein 1 isoform X21; this encodes MEAAADCLSPAARQQAEARLAAKRAARAEAREIRMKELERQQKEIEERPEKDFEKDSLAEVEEKYKKAMVSNAQLDNEKTNFMYQVDTLKDALLELEEQLAESRRQYEEKSKEFEREKHAHSILQFQFTEIKEALKQREEMLAEIQQLQQKQQSYVREISDLQETIEWKDKKIGALERQKDFFDSIRSERDDLRDEVVVLKEQLKKHGIIPDSDIATNGETSDIPDNEGHLDSSKTVPGTTQALKAGGDGTLGKANEVDMKNEILEDVGKREILQNTEHEEHREESEEQEVQTLHADENAKAEKMVEECDALSTVMLSDSRCTEQIVSLTERVSGSTSSNGDSDADDLRKVTESAGTAVQQPVSMEAEHCDLNARINQNSDLGALQVHRIFETPQEMHGDFSTEHELEYAAPKQEEQEDLKTRCALSDNEMDQEADITSESCELVSDQAGLPEITLAGMLSKEVNVESHTEELQHSEESAENNVTNVSEEKLAESKGCTDARTDETAGYRAEEENEVGNAAQIQTRETESVGLEETRRCESGVPADTIEKEGGGYQAHIQPVFSEDSSSASSEEQNMQNKTELENATAKMDRQKAILVKELEMCSDSAGTGRQDKASVEAVGCITEGKESVLQQAEPDADVVKEVMAQETSLDPSLLDDKIKKSELETGDESGKEKGSRREWVEDLKPEVEVQTVQCNEETMGDTVGEKNTPLDHEVQNVVKQEEGESKEESAVVVSVTAENKVDKETLEENEQDLKLAGHHGGGFVSEEGADNSLAQKAEQDENVSEKVELEGQAEEGLEDDGDAFDFDEESKQILETGEKCDGEKADTQKEEGGGANGAVGKIAQTGEAGEGTNKIETEDDSLQHKEGDELEETGLLQGESSWKTDEKTDVMEDEIKSSNSTKVGKIPDEKVLEQDLESADNNKDESKEDLQGGRRGKGKSRDDCTIS
- the LRRFIP1 gene encoding leucine-rich repeat flightless-interacting protein 1 isoform X19, which translates into the protein MGTQGTGRKRLPNRERLTAEDDALNQIAREAEARLAAKRAARAEAREIRMKELERQQKEIEERPEKDFEKDSLAEVEEKYKKAMVSNAQLDNEKTNFMYQVDTLKDALLELEEQLAESRRQYEEKSKEFEREKHAHSILQFQFTEIKEALKQREEMLAEIQQLQQKQQSYVREISDLQETIEWKDKKIGALERQKDFFDSIRSERDDLRDEVVVLKEQLKKHGIIPDSDIATNGETSDIPDNEGHLDSSKTVPGTTQALKAGGDGTLGKANEVDMKNEILEDVGKREILQNTEHEEHREESEEQEVQTLHADENAKAEKMVEECDALSTVMLSDSRCTEQIVSLTERVSGSTSSNGDSDADDLRKVTESAGTAVQQPVSMEAEHCDLNARINQNSDLGALQVHRIFETPQEMHGDFSTEHELEYAAPKQEEQEDLKTRCALSDNEMDQEADITSESCELVSDQAGLPEITLAGMLSKEVNVESHTEELQHSEESAENNVTNVSEEKLAESKGCTDARTDETAGYRAEEENEVGNAAQIQTRETESVGLEETRRCESGVPADTIEKEGGGYQAHIQPVFSEDSSSASSEEQNMQNKTELENATAKMDRQKAILVKELEMCSDSAGTGRQDKASVEAVGCITEGKESVLQQAEPDADVVKEVMAQETSLDPSLLDDKIKKSELETGDESGKEKGSRREWVEDLKPEVEVQTVQCNEETMGDTVGEKNTPLDHEVQNVVKQEEGESKEESAVVVSVTAENKVDKETLEENEQDLKLAGHHGGGFVSEEGADNSLAQKAEQDENVSEKVELEGQAEEGLEDDGDAFDFDEESKQILETGEKCDGEKADTQKEEGGGANGAVGKIAQTGEAGEGTNKIETEDDSLQHKEGDELEETGLLQGESSWKTDEKTDVMEDEIKSSNSTKVGKIPDEKVLEQDLESADNNKDESKEDLQGGRRGKGKSRDDCTIS